In Achromobacter spanius, the following proteins share a genomic window:
- a CDS encoding 4-vinyl reductase — protein MNPQVPINVNEQTGVWSTDGMPMLYVPRHFFINNHAAIEAELGHEAYARILYGAGHRSAYHWCEQEAREHRLAGLAVYEHYLTRLSQRGWGLFRLTDADPTAMTARIVLRHSAFVLGQPQAGGKCCHMFSGWFAGAMDWLADQHGGATRAQCVESQCAAEGHAHCEFTVSPVA, from the coding sequence ATGAATCCCCAGGTTCCGATCAACGTCAATGAACAGACGGGCGTCTGGAGCACGGACGGCATGCCGATGCTGTATGTGCCGCGCCATTTCTTCATCAATAACCATGCGGCCATCGAGGCCGAGCTGGGGCACGAGGCCTACGCGCGCATTCTGTACGGCGCCGGGCATCGTTCGGCTTACCACTGGTGCGAGCAGGAAGCGCGCGAACATCGCCTGGCCGGCCTTGCCGTCTATGAGCACTATCTGACGCGGCTGTCGCAACGAGGCTGGGGCTTGTTCCGCTTGACCGATGCGGATCCCACCGCGATGACCGCGCGCATCGTGTTGCGCCATTCCGCCTTTGTGCTTGGCCAACCACAGGCGGGCGGCAAGTGTTGCCACATGTTCTCGGGATGGTTCGCGGGGGCCATGGACTGGCTTGCCGACCAGCACGGCGGCGCCACGCGCGCGCAGTGTGTGGAAAGTCAGTGCGCCGCGGAAGGGCACGCGCACTGCGAATTCACCGTCAGCCCTGTCGCCTGA
- a CDS encoding dipeptidase — protein MTTLHQKSMVIDGLIISKWDRSVFEDMKRGGLTAANCTVSVWEGFEQTVANIAAMKALIRANDDLVTLVRTTEDIRQAKRDGKTGIILGFQNGHAFQDNLGAVEAFADMGVRVVQLCYNTQNLIGTGCYERDGGLSGYGREVVAEMNRVGIMVDLSHVGATTSEEAILASSKPVCYSHCLPAGLKEHPRNKSDAQLRFIAERGGFIGVTMFPPFLKRGVQATVDDYVEAIGYVVDLVGEDAVGIGTDFTQGYGQPFFDWLTHDKGRHRRLTDFGAIRNPEGIQTIGEFPNLTAAMQRAGWSEIHIRKILGENWLRVFGEVWPSGVQAA, from the coding sequence ATGACGACGCTTCATCAGAAAAGTATGGTTATTGACGGCCTGATCATCTCGAAATGGGACCGGTCCGTGTTCGAAGACATGAAACGGGGCGGGTTGACGGCTGCCAACTGCACGGTGTCGGTCTGGGAGGGGTTTGAACAAACCGTCGCCAACATCGCCGCCATGAAAGCGCTGATTCGCGCCAATGATGACCTGGTGACGTTGGTGCGCACCACCGAAGATATCCGCCAAGCCAAGCGCGACGGCAAGACGGGCATCATCCTGGGCTTTCAGAACGGCCATGCATTCCAGGACAACCTGGGCGCGGTCGAAGCCTTTGCCGACATGGGTGTGCGCGTGGTCCAGCTTTGCTACAACACGCAGAACCTGATCGGCACGGGATGCTACGAACGCGACGGCGGCTTGTCCGGCTACGGCCGCGAAGTTGTCGCCGAGATGAACCGGGTTGGCATCATGGTGGACTTGTCCCACGTAGGCGCCACGACGTCCGAAGAGGCGATCCTGGCTTCTTCCAAACCCGTTTGCTATTCGCACTGCCTGCCGGCCGGGCTGAAAGAGCACCCGCGCAACAAGAGCGACGCGCAGTTGCGCTTTATTGCAGAGCGCGGCGGATTCATCGGCGTGACGATGTTTCCGCCCTTTCTCAAGCGCGGCGTGCAGGCCACCGTGGACGACTACGTCGAGGCCATCGGCTATGTCGTCGACCTGGTCGGCGAAGACGCGGTGGGTATCGGCACCGATTTCACGCAAGGGTATGGCCAGCCATTCTTCGATTGGCTGACGCACGACAAGGGCCGCCATCGCCGCTTGACGGACTTCGGCGCCATCCGCAACCCCGAGGGCATTCAGACCATCGGCGAATTTCCCAATCTGACCGCCGCGATGCAGCGCGCGGGCTGGAGCGAGATCCACATCCGGAAAATCCTGGGCGAGAACTGGCTGCGCGTGTTCGGCGAAGTCTGGCCCTCGGGCGTGCAGGCAGCTTAA
- a CDS encoding serine hydroxymethyltransferase, translated as MFQSSSSFFSAPLAKRDPVVMAMQERELRRQQTQIELIASENLVSRAVMEAQGSVLTNKYAEGYVGRRFYGGCEHMDEVESLALLRVRELFQADYANVQPHSGAQANGAVMLALLEPGDTVLGMSLDAGGHLTHGARPAMSGRWFNAVQYGVRQYDSLIDYDEVRRLALAHRPKLIIAGFSAYPRQPDFARFRQIADEAGALLMVDMAHIAGLVAAGKHPSPVPHAHVVTSTTHKTLRGPRGGFILTNDGALARKINSAVFPGLQGGPLMHVVAAKTVAFGEALQTDFKRYIDRVLTNAKTLGHVLMAGGIDLVSGGTDNHLLLLDLRSKGLTGAHVERALEQAGITCNKNGIPFDTQSPSVTSGIRLGTPAATSRGFGEDEFRAIGEMIVHVIDMLVTSPDEHEATERRIRSEVQALCQRHPIY; from the coding sequence ATGTTCCAGTCCTCGTCGTCTTTTTTCTCCGCACCGCTGGCCAAGCGCGACCCGGTCGTGATGGCCATGCAGGAACGCGAACTGCGCCGCCAACAGACCCAGATCGAACTGATCGCATCTGAAAACCTGGTGTCCCGCGCCGTGATGGAAGCGCAGGGCTCGGTGTTGACCAACAAGTACGCCGAAGGCTATGTGGGGCGGCGCTTCTACGGCGGCTGTGAACACATGGACGAGGTGGAATCGCTGGCGCTGCTGCGCGTGCGCGAGCTGTTCCAGGCCGACTACGCCAACGTGCAGCCGCATTCGGGCGCCCAGGCCAACGGCGCGGTCATGCTGGCCTTGCTGGAACCCGGCGACACCGTGCTGGGCATGTCGCTGGATGCCGGTGGGCACCTGACCCACGGTGCGCGGCCCGCGATGTCTGGGCGATGGTTCAACGCCGTGCAGTACGGCGTGCGCCAATACGACAGCCTGATCGACTATGACGAAGTCCGGCGCCTGGCGCTGGCGCACCGTCCCAAGCTCATCATCGCGGGCTTTTCGGCCTACCCAAGGCAGCCGGACTTCGCCCGCTTTCGCCAGATTGCCGACGAAGCCGGGGCGCTGCTGATGGTGGACATGGCGCATATTGCCGGCCTGGTCGCGGCCGGCAAGCATCCAAGCCCGGTCCCGCATGCGCACGTCGTGACCTCGACCACGCACAAGACGTTGCGCGGTCCGCGAGGCGGCTTCATCCTGACCAACGATGGCGCGCTCGCCAGGAAGATCAATTCGGCGGTGTTTCCCGGGTTGCAGGGTGGCCCGCTGATGCACGTGGTGGCCGCCAAGACGGTGGCCTTCGGCGAAGCCCTGCAAACGGACTTCAAGCGCTATATCGACCGCGTCCTGACCAATGCGAAAACGCTGGGTCACGTGCTGATGGCGGGCGGCATCGACCTGGTTTCGGGCGGCACGGACAACCACCTTTTATTGCTGGACCTGCGTTCCAAGGGGCTCACTGGCGCCCATGTCGAGCGCGCCCTTGAGCAGGCGGGCATCACCTGCAACAAGAACGGCATCCCTTTCGATACGCAAAGCCCGTCAGTCACCTCCGGCATCCGCCTGGGCACGCCGGCCGCCACGTCGCGCGGCTTTGGCGAGGACGAATTTCGCGCCATCGGGGAAATGATCGTCCATGTGATCGACATGCTGGTCACCAGCCCTGACGAGCACGAAGCCACCGAGCGGCGTATCCGAAGCGAGGTCCAGGCGCTCTGTCAGCGCCATCCCATCTACTGA
- a CDS encoding GlxA family transcriptional regulator yields MTAPLPSPDRQHLRHFGFLPLPQFTMLSFMTAIEVLRMANHLLGRPYYRWSIVSASSGPVVASNGLTVQASMPNDADPPDAVFVCGGTRANADVDHATLEWLQHLAARDVTLGSLCTGTHTLLRAGLLDGYTCASHWEDLVMLQREFPKSRLSQDLFVIDRDRITCTGGTAPLDMMLNLVGESVGAGIVALIANQFTIGHVRDHKDKQRMPASMRMPAAHPALAEVIALMEVNLKEPLSLDELAHLSGASQRQLQRLFREHLGTTPKQHYLSLRLRHARALLRQTPMSITSITSACGFQSACHFSKTYRALYGAAPSSERRNPQSFDHDRRGPALGPGSGLGSGPGSEAGLDARLGAGLGTDLDPKAFSPRSTRNATQA; encoded by the coding sequence ATGACAGCCCCTTTGCCGAGCCCGGATCGCCAGCATCTTCGGCACTTCGGTTTCCTGCCCTTGCCGCAATTCACCATGCTGTCGTTCATGACCGCGATTGAAGTGCTGCGCATGGCCAACCATCTGCTGGGCCGGCCTTATTACCGATGGTCCATCGTCAGCGCATCATCCGGGCCGGTCGTGGCCAGCAACGGGCTGACCGTGCAAGCCAGCATGCCGAACGATGCCGATCCGCCCGACGCCGTGTTCGTTTGCGGCGGCACGCGCGCAAACGCCGACGTCGACCACGCCACATTGGAATGGCTGCAGCACCTGGCCGCGCGCGATGTGACGCTGGGTAGTCTGTGCACGGGCACCCACACGCTGCTGCGAGCCGGCCTGCTCGACGGCTATACCTGCGCGTCGCATTGGGAAGACCTGGTGATGCTGCAACGCGAGTTCCCCAAGAGCCGCTTGTCGCAAGACCTGTTCGTGATCGACCGCGACCGCATCACCTGCACGGGCGGCACCGCGCCGCTGGACATGATGTTGAACCTGGTGGGCGAATCCGTCGGCGCCGGCATCGTCGCCCTGATCGCCAACCAGTTCACCATCGGACATGTGCGCGACCACAAGGACAAGCAGCGCATGCCCGCGTCGATGCGCATGCCCGCCGCGCATCCCGCGCTGGCCGAAGTCATCGCGCTGATGGAGGTCAACCTGAAAGAGCCGTTGTCGCTGGATGAGCTGGCGCATCTGTCGGGGGCTTCGCAGCGTCAATTGCAGCGGTTGTTCCGCGAACACCTGGGCACCACGCCCAAGCAGCACTATCTAAGCCTCAGGTTGCGCCACGCACGCGCACTGCTGCGCCAGACGCCGATGTCGATCACCAGCATCACGTCCGCCTGCGGCTTTCAGTCGGCATGTCATTTCAGCAAGACGTACCGGGCGCTGTATGGGGCCGCGCCCAGTTCGGAACGGCGCAATCCGCAGTCGTTTGACCACGATCGGCGTGGCCCGGCGTTGGGGCCGGGATCGGGGCTGGGATCGGGGCCGGGATCGGAGGCGGGGTTGGATGCCAGATTGGGGGCCGGCCTGGGCACGGATCTGGATCCGAAAGCCTTTTCCCCCCGATCCACCCGCAACGCTACACAAGCCTGA
- a CDS encoding acyl-CoA synthetase → MTAIPSDMPPSPANHVALTPLGFLQWAASVYPERAALLHGERSQSWGETYGRCRQLAAALQDWGVRRGDVVAILAPNVPALYEAHFGIPMAGGVLNALNTRLDASTLAFILEHGAARVLLYDSEYADLVRGVLARLHAPPKTVRIEDAEYRGAHGDLGDAEYESWLAAQSTDALWDWPQDEWQSLSLNYTSGTTGDPKGVVYHHRGAYLNATGNVLTCGMPPHSVYLWTLPMFHCNGWCFPWTMAALAGTNVCLRRVEPEAIFQAIERSRVGFFCAAPVVLNMLINAPAALRRRATHPVQAMTGGAAPPAAVIEAMDQLGMGVTHLYGLTETYGPSISCAWHEEWDALPLQERAALKARIGVRKVNLEAVQVVDDAMRPVPADGATLGEIVLRGNTLMKGYLRNPHATAEAFAGGWFHSGDLGVVHADGYIEIKDRAKDIIISGGENISTLEIESLLYRHPDVLEAAVVARPDAVWGETPCAFVTLKPGSACGVEDLVRYCREHLAGFKTPRTVIFGDLPKTATGKIQKFVLRTRASQLG, encoded by the coding sequence ATGACCGCCATCCCGTCCGACATGCCGCCCAGCCCCGCCAACCACGTCGCGCTGACGCCGCTGGGCTTTCTGCAATGGGCGGCCAGCGTGTATCCGGAACGCGCCGCCTTGCTGCACGGCGAGCGCAGCCAGAGTTGGGGCGAGACCTATGGGCGCTGCCGCCAGTTGGCGGCTGCCTTGCAAGACTGGGGGGTGCGCCGTGGGGATGTCGTCGCCATCCTGGCGCCGAATGTGCCGGCACTGTACGAGGCGCATTTTGGAATCCCGATGGCCGGCGGCGTACTGAACGCGCTGAACACACGGTTGGATGCGAGCACGCTTGCCTTCATCCTGGAGCATGGCGCCGCGAGGGTGTTGCTGTACGACAGCGAGTACGCGGATCTGGTGCGTGGCGTGCTGGCGCGCCTGCACGCGCCACCAAAGACGGTGCGTATCGAAGACGCCGAATATCGGGGCGCGCATGGCGACCTGGGCGATGCCGAGTACGAGTCCTGGTTGGCGGCGCAGTCCACCGATGCGTTGTGGGACTGGCCCCAGGACGAATGGCAGAGCCTGAGCCTGAACTACACCTCGGGCACGACCGGTGATCCCAAGGGCGTGGTCTACCACCACCGGGGCGCGTACCTCAATGCCACCGGCAACGTTCTGACCTGCGGCATGCCGCCGCACTCGGTGTATCTATGGACCCTGCCCATGTTCCATTGCAACGGCTGGTGCTTTCCCTGGACCATGGCGGCGTTGGCGGGCACGAACGTCTGTTTGCGCCGCGTCGAGCCCGAGGCGATCTTCCAGGCCATCGAGCGCAGTCGCGTGGGCTTCTTTTGCGCGGCCCCCGTGGTGCTGAACATGCTGATCAACGCGCCTGCCGCGCTGCGGCGTCGCGCCACGCATCCTGTCCAGGCCATGACCGGTGGCGCGGCTCCGCCCGCCGCCGTGATCGAAGCCATGGACCAACTGGGCATGGGAGTGACTCACCTGTACGGTCTGACTGAAACCTATGGGCCCTCCATCAGTTGTGCCTGGCACGAGGAATGGGACGCGCTGCCGCTGCAGGAGCGCGCCGCGCTGAAGGCCCGCATCGGCGTGCGCAAGGTCAACCTGGAGGCGGTGCAAGTGGTGGACGATGCCATGCGGCCGGTCCCTGCCGACGGCGCCACACTTGGCGAGATCGTGCTGCGAGGCAATACGCTCATGAAGGGATACCTGCGCAACCCGCATGCCACCGCCGAAGCGTTCGCCGGTGGCTGGTTCCATTCGGGCGACCTGGGTGTGGTGCATGCCGACGGCTATATCGAAATCAAGGACCGGGCCAAAGACATCATCATTTCTGGCGGCGAGAACATCTCCACCCTGGAAATCGAAAGCCTCCTGTATCGGCACCCCGACGTGCTGGAAGCCGCCGTGGTGGCCCGTCCGGATGCCGTGTGGGGCGAAACACCCTGCGCCTTCGTCACGCTGAAACCCGGGTCGGCATGCGGGGTGGAGGATCTGGTCCGGTATTGCCGCGAACACTTGGCGGGCTTCAAGACGCCGCGCACCGTGATCTTCGGCGACTTGCCGAAGACCGCAACGGGGAAAATCCAGAAGTTTGTCCTGCGAACCCGCGCCAGCCAGCTTGGCTGA